Proteins co-encoded in one Amaranthus tricolor cultivar Red isolate AtriRed21 chromosome 7, ASM2621246v1, whole genome shotgun sequence genomic window:
- the LOC130818725 gene encoding beta-glucuronosyltransferase GlcAT14A — protein MILCPPNLKIYHKMGTKKLMLILILTSILFSIIYISRKLTKPTLISTYNSFKFVKSPNSTRNYPVTFAYLISASAGDVPKLKRTLLAVYHPGNYYLIHLDYGAPKSQHMEIAEFVSKMEVFREVGNVWIVGKPNIVTYRGPTMLAATLHAMAVLLKTCDWDWFINLSASDYPLITQDDLIHAFSDVPKHLNFIQHTSHLGWKLNKRGKPIIIDPGLYSINKSEIWWIIKQRGLPTSFKLFTGSAWTVLSRSFSEYCIMGWENLPRTLLLYYTNFVSSPEGYFQTLICNSPEYKNTTINHDLHYITWDNPPRQHPRSLTLKDYRKMVLSNRPFARKFKKNDRVLDKIDRELLNKSKWRGKFSHGGWCGGTKGRRGSCFELKPEMYGELSPGVGARRVKTLLTKLISARNSNNNRWCR, from the exons ATGATCTTATGTCCTCCAAACCTAAAGATCTATCACAAAATGGGaaccaaaaaattaatgttaattCTCATATTAACATCAATCTTATTTTCAATCATTTACATCTCAAGAAAACTAACAAAACCCACATTAATTTCTACTTATAATTCATTCAAATTCGTTAAATCCCCAAATTCCACCAGAAATTACCCAGTAACATTTGCTTATTTGATCTCAGCATCAGCAGGTGATGTTCCCAAATTGAAGAGGACATTACTTGCAGTTTACCATCCTGGGAATTACTACTTGATCCATTTAGATTATGGAGCTCCGAAATCACAGCACATGGAAATTGCAGAATTTGTGTCAAAAATGGAAGTGTTTAGGGAAGTGGGAAATGTTTGGATAGTGGGAAAACCAAATATAGTAACTTATAGAGGTCCCACAATGCTTGCTGCTACTTTACATGCTATGGCTGTTCTTCTCAAAACTTGTGATTGGGATTGGTTTATCAATCTTAGTGCTTCTGATTATCCTTTGATTACTCAAGATG ATTTAATCCATGCGTTTTCAGACGTACCTAAACATCTCAATTTTATACAGCATACCAGTCATCTTGGTTGGAAATT GAATAAGAGgggaaaaccaataataatagaCCCAGGACTGTACAGTATAAATAAATCAGAGATCTGGTGGATTATTAAACAAAGAGGTCTTCCTACATCTTTCAAGTTGTTTACAG GATCTGCTTGGACGGTACTATCAAGATCATTTTCCGAGTATTGCATTATGGGATGGGAAAATCTTCCAAGAACACTACTTTTATACTACACCAATTTCGTTTCCTCCCCAGAAGGATACTTCCAAACACTCATATGCAACTCTCCGGAGTACAAGAACACTACTATTAATCATGATTTACACTACATTACTTGGGATAATCCTCCTAGGCAGCACCCGCGATCTCTTACCCTTAAGGACTACCGAAAAATGGTTCTTAGTAATCGACCTTTTGCTAGGAAGTTCAAGAAAAATGATCGCGTTCTTGACAAAATTGATCGAGAACTTCTCAACAAGAGTAAATGGCGGGGTAAATTTAGCCATGGTGGGTGGTGTGGCGGAACCAAAGGCAGGCGAGGCAGTTGCTTCGAGTTGAAACCTGAGATGTATGGTGAGCTTAGCCCTGGTGTGGGTGCTAGAAGAGTTAAAACTTTGTTAACCAAATTAATTTCTGCTAGGAACTCTAATAATAATCGTTGGTGTAGATGA